Proteins encoded together in one Paracidovorax wautersii window:
- a CDS encoding DoxX family protein, producing the protein MSSVALSSSSALPARAGGAPAVSSVSASMVALRVLVGLYYLPHVWSKISGFAGTVVFFGKAGFHPAEAFVVFSGAMELAVGLALVFGLWTRYAAALSSVLLLVAAYAMATVNGLAWYWNVKGIEYLLFWAAASAIVCVDAWRREPGGLRSLIGTAR; encoded by the coding sequence ATGTCTTCGGTTGCCCTGTCTTCGTCTTCTGCGCTCCCGGCCCGGGCCGGTGGTGCGCCTGCCGTCTCTTCGGTTTCGGCTTCCATGGTCGCTCTGCGGGTGCTGGTGGGGCTGTACTACCTGCCGCACGTGTGGTCCAAGATCAGCGGTTTCGCCGGAACCGTCGTGTTCTTCGGCAAGGCGGGCTTCCATCCGGCCGAAGCCTTCGTCGTCTTCTCCGGCGCCATGGAGCTTGCCGTGGGGCTGGCCCTGGTCTTCGGGCTGTGGACCCGCTACGCCGCCGCCCTGTCATCGGTCCTGTTGCTGGTGGCCGCGTATGCGATGGCGACCGTCAACGGACTGGCCTGGTACTGGAACGTGAAGGGGATCGAATACCTGCTGTTCTGGGCCGCGGCCTCGGCGATCGTGTGCGTGGACGCATGGCGCCGCGAACCGGGCGGGCTCCGGTCCCTCATCGGTACCGCCCGCTGA
- a CDS encoding cytochrome b/b6 domain-containing protein, whose amino-acid sequence MRWTNTATRYGALAQFFHWTSAAAFIGAYAIVYYVIWFMDDMSDEALPVLNIHWALGLLVGALVLPRLWCRWLDVPPQDPPGSALEHALAHTAHWALYGLLVVMPLTGYLGTGAPTDFGLFTVTGFNETALFGWIGRTGSVGWEAFEAPIDAVHHFLGKYVAWVVVALHVAAALTHHWVRRDDVLLRMLPGRR is encoded by the coding sequence ATGCGATGGACCAACACCGCCACCCGCTACGGCGCCCTTGCCCAGTTTTTCCACTGGACGAGCGCCGCCGCCTTCATCGGCGCGTATGCCATCGTGTACTACGTCATCTGGTTCATGGACGACATGTCCGATGAGGCCCTGCCCGTGCTCAACATCCACTGGGCGCTGGGCCTGTTGGTCGGTGCGCTGGTGCTGCCGCGGCTGTGGTGCCGGTGGCTGGACGTCCCGCCGCAAGACCCGCCCGGGTCGGCCCTGGAGCACGCGCTGGCGCACACGGCGCACTGGGCGCTCTACGGCTTGCTCGTGGTGATGCCGCTCACGGGCTACCTCGGCACCGGCGCGCCGACGGACTTCGGGCTGTTCACCGTCACAGGCTTCAACGAGACGGCCCTCTTCGGCTGGATCGGCCGCACCGGGTCCGTGGGCTGGGAGGCGTTCGAGGCACCCATCGATGCCGTCCACCACTTCCTCGGCAAGTATGTCGCCTGGGTCGTCGTGGCCCTTCACGTGGCGGCAGCGCTGACGCACCACTGGGTGCGGCGTGACGATGTGCTGCTGCGCATGCTGCCGGGCCGGCGCTGA
- a CDS encoding anaerobic ribonucleoside-triphosphate reductase activating protein, with the protein MPATAEPAARAADALRIGGLTPLTTIDFPGRLAAVVFCQGCPWRCTYCHNTELLDAAGPTAHTWADVEHFLQSRRGLLDGVVFSGGEPTLQAGLPDALARVRAMGFATGLHTAGMYPERIDHVLGLLDWVGLDIKGPLHRYDAITGVPGSGAKAWDTLQRVRASGVALECRTTWHPGLYGENELRGLAHRLADAGVTHWALQPCRDPQRPHAATPGLDRAHAALLSERFAGFTLRSA; encoded by the coding sequence CTGCCAGCCACTGCTGAACCCGCGGCCCGGGCGGCCGACGCGCTGCGCATCGGTGGGCTGACGCCGCTCACCACCATCGACTTTCCGGGCCGGCTGGCGGCCGTGGTGTTCTGCCAGGGCTGCCCATGGCGCTGCACCTACTGCCACAACACGGAGCTGCTCGACGCGGCCGGCCCCACCGCCCACACCTGGGCGGATGTGGAACACTTTCTGCAGAGCCGCCGGGGCCTGCTCGATGGCGTGGTGTTCTCCGGCGGCGAGCCCACGCTGCAGGCCGGCCTGCCCGATGCGCTGGCCCGCGTGCGGGCCATGGGCTTTGCCACCGGCCTGCACACGGCCGGCATGTACCCCGAGCGCATCGACCACGTGCTGGGCCTGCTGGACTGGGTGGGCCTGGACATCAAGGGCCCGCTGCACCGTTACGACGCGATCACCGGCGTGCCCGGCAGCGGCGCCAAGGCCTGGGACACGCTGCAGCGCGTGCGGGCCAGCGGCGTGGCGCTGGAATGCCGCACCACCTGGCACCCCGGCCTGTACGGCGAGAACGAGCTGCGCGGGCTGGCCCACCGGCTGGCGGACGCGGGCGTGACCCACTGGGCCTTACAGCCCTGCCGCGACCCGCAGCGGCCCCACGCGGCCACGCCGGGCCTGGACCGCGCCCACGCCGCCCTGCTGAGCGAGCGCTTTGCGGGCTTCACCCTGCGCAGCGCCTGA
- a CDS encoding ATP-dependent DNA helicase: MSYTVAVRELCAFTAKQGDLDLRFTPAPTALEGIAGHAVAASRRGAGYEADVALEGVYQDLRVRGRADGFDPAAGRVDEVKTFKGRLDRQPASHRALHWAQARVYGWLLCEARGLAHIDVALVYFDIGSQQETVFTERCTAAALRAHFEALCERFRGWATQEAAHRAARDTALRQLPFPFGDFRTGQRPLAEAVYRATATGRCLLAQAPTGIGKTVGTLFPALRALPGAGVDRLFFLVAKTSGRQLALDALARLGSAAQPVPATPDGPAVPSPLPLRVLELVARDKACEHPQNACHGDSCPLARGFYDRLPAARAEAVALPAPTGDGVPPLLLDQARVRAAALAHQVCPYYLAQELARWADVVVGDYNYYFDGGGLLHGLAQANQWRVALLVDEAHNLVERGRRMYSAELAPHTLQQARRSPTAAAQPRVKKALDRVRRAWVALDKAQTADYAVLEAFPEKLLQALQQAASTLGEHFADHPEQMDGALQAFYLELLQLLRMAELLDAHSLVDVSRPARAEAGGSVVCVRNLVPAPFLAPRWAAAHGGTLFSATLQPMDYYADLLGLPQGHVRVEVASPFQAAQLQVRVARHISTRYAHRAASAQPIADLMAQQFGVRPGNYLAFFSSYDYLQQVADVFAQRHAGVPHWCQSRRMQEAEQRAFLQRFTEDGQGIGFAVLGGAFAEGIDLPGRRLIGAFLSTLGLPQVNPVNEQIRGRMEQLFGAGYDYTYLYPGLQKVVQAAGRVIRTPEDEGVVHLIDDRFARAQVRRLLPAWWAV, from the coding sequence GTGAGCTATACCGTGGCGGTGCGCGAGCTGTGTGCCTTCACCGCCAAGCAGGGTGATCTGGACCTGCGCTTCACGCCGGCACCCACGGCGCTGGAGGGCATCGCCGGCCACGCCGTCGCCGCCAGCCGCCGCGGCGCCGGCTACGAGGCCGACGTGGCGCTGGAGGGCGTCTACCAGGACCTGCGCGTGCGCGGCCGGGCCGATGGGTTCGACCCCGCCGCGGGCCGGGTGGACGAGGTCAAGACCTTCAAAGGCCGGCTGGACCGCCAGCCCGCATCGCACCGCGCGCTGCACTGGGCGCAGGCGCGGGTGTACGGCTGGCTGCTGTGCGAGGCGCGGGGCCTGGCGCACATCGACGTGGCGCTGGTGTACTTCGACATCGGCAGCCAGCAGGAGACGGTCTTCACCGAGCGCTGCACGGCTGCGGCGCTGCGCGCGCATTTCGAGGCGCTGTGCGAGCGCTTCCGCGGCTGGGCCACGCAAGAGGCCGCCCACCGCGCCGCGCGCGACACGGCGCTGCGGCAGCTGCCCTTTCCGTTCGGCGATTTCCGCACGGGCCAGCGCCCGCTGGCCGAGGCGGTGTACCGCGCCACCGCCACGGGCCGCTGCCTGCTGGCCCAGGCGCCCACGGGTATCGGCAAGACGGTGGGCACGCTGTTCCCGGCGCTGCGCGCGCTGCCGGGCGCGGGCGTGGACCGGCTGTTCTTCCTGGTGGCTAAGACCTCGGGGCGGCAGCTGGCACTGGATGCGCTGGCACGGCTGGGGAGCGCAGCGCAGCCCGTGCCCGCCACGCCGGACGGACCGGCCGTCCCCTCGCCCTTGCCGCTGCGGGTCCTGGAGCTGGTGGCCCGCGACAAGGCCTGCGAGCACCCGCAGAACGCCTGCCATGGCGACTCGTGCCCGCTGGCGCGGGGCTTCTACGACCGCCTGCCCGCGGCGCGTGCCGAGGCGGTGGCGTTGCCGGCGCCCACCGGCGACGGCGTGCCGCCCCTGCTGCTGGACCAGGCCCGCGTGCGCGCCGCGGCGCTGGCGCACCAGGTCTGCCCCTACTACCTGGCCCAGGAGCTGGCGCGCTGGGCCGACGTGGTGGTGGGCGACTACAACTACTACTTCGACGGAGGCGGCCTGCTACACGGCCTGGCGCAGGCCAACCAGTGGCGCGTGGCGCTGCTGGTGGACGAGGCGCACAACCTGGTCGAGCGCGGCCGGCGCATGTATTCGGCCGAGCTGGCGCCGCACACGCTGCAGCAGGCGCGCCGGTCGCCCACCGCCGCCGCGCAGCCCCGTGTGAAGAAGGCGCTGGACCGCGTGCGGCGCGCCTGGGTGGCGCTCGACAAGGCGCAGACGGCCGATTACGCCGTGTTGGAGGCCTTTCCCGAGAAGCTGCTGCAGGCCCTGCAGCAGGCGGCCAGCACGCTCGGCGAGCACTTCGCCGACCATCCCGAACAGATGGACGGCGCGCTGCAGGCCTTCTATCTGGAGCTGCTGCAGCTGCTGCGCATGGCCGAGTTGCTGGACGCGCATTCCCTGGTGGACGTGAGCCGCCCCGCGCGCGCCGAGGCCGGCGGCTCGGTGGTTTGCGTGCGCAACCTGGTGCCGGCGCCGTTCCTCGCGCCCCGCTGGGCGGCGGCGCACGGCGGCACGCTGTTCTCGGCCACGCTCCAGCCCATGGACTACTACGCCGACCTGCTCGGCCTGCCGCAGGGCCACGTGCGGGTGGAGGTGGCGTCGCCCTTCCAGGCCGCGCAGCTGCAGGTGCGGGTGGCGCGGCACATCTCCACGCGCTACGCCCACCGTGCGGCATCGGCGCAGCCCATCGCCGACCTCATGGCGCAGCAGTTCGGCGTGCGGCCGGGCAACTACCTGGCTTTTTTCAGCAGCTACGACTACCTGCAGCAGGTGGCCGACGTGTTCGCGCAGCGGCACGCCGGCGTGCCGCACTGGTGCCAGTCGCGCCGCATGCAGGAGGCGGAGCAGCGCGCCTTCCTGCAGCGCTTCACCGAGGACGGGCAGGGCATCGGTTTCGCCGTGCTGGGCGGCGCTTTCGCCGAGGGCATCGACCTGCCGGGCCGCCGGCTGATCGGCGCGTTTCTGTCCACCCTGGGGCTGCCGCAGGTGAACCCGGTGAACGAGCAGATCCGCGGGCGCATGGAGCAGCTCTTCGGGGCGGGCTACGACTACACCTACCTCTACCCTGGCTTGCAGAAGGTGGTGCAGGCCGCGGGCCGGGTCATCCGCACGCCCGAGGACGAGGGCGTGGTGCACCTCATCGACGACCGCTTTGCGCGGGCGCAGGTGCGCCGGCTGCTGCCGGCCTGGTGGGCGGTATGA
- a CDS encoding hemerythrin domain-containing protein, giving the protein MNLDRFKHQHVDILQSIATLRHLSHAGVEDHATEIARQIVAMSSTIKLHLAAEDRALYPALQHEGDAALARMGQQYQQEMASIAQDYDAFARRWNTPASVRADGTGFRRDANIVLRRVHERMQRENRDFYPRIEALDAVPA; this is encoded by the coding sequence GTGAACCTCGACCGCTTCAAGCACCAGCACGTGGACATCCTGCAGAGCATCGCCACGCTGCGCCACCTGTCCCATGCGGGCGTGGAAGACCACGCCACCGAGATCGCGCGCCAGATCGTCGCCATGAGCAGCACCATCAAGCTGCATCTCGCCGCCGAAGACCGCGCGCTGTACCCCGCGCTGCAGCACGAGGGCGATGCTGCACTGGCCCGCATGGGTCAGCAGTACCAGCAGGAGATGGCCTCGATCGCGCAGGACTACGACGCCTTCGCGCGGCGCTGGAACACGCCCGCGAGCGTGCGGGCCGATGGCACGGGCTTTCGCCGGGACGCCAACATCGTGCTGCGCCGCGTGCACGAGCGCATGCAGCGCGAGAACCGCGATTTCTATCCGCGCATCGAAGCGTTGGACGCCGTTCCCGCCTGA
- a CDS encoding serine hydrolase — MTFRLNPHRSALAALALLVAALGTGLTPLPAGAQAKDPATAAGAPPPEPGMAPWARTMQRDLARFARQERTVFGAYVLDLDTGQRMSFHADERWYLASSVKVPVAIAVLRGVERGDFTLDTPVTLRAGDYVDGAGPTNAQPVGAALTVRWLLEQMIVYSDNTASDMLIGLAGIAEVNAVTQALVPQGLERITTLADVRRQAYGHLAPQAEHLSGRDFLLLKQQRTEADVKATLARLLHLPPTRLQPLSLTEAYEAYYAEGLNSGRLDAYAALLVQLVQGRALNAQHTAYLLGVMERVKTGPRRIKAGLPPAARFAHKTGTQRARTCDSGLVTVPGATHDRRIIVVACTRGEPSTARSDRALRHVGAALCTSGLLSDGSSHASICQSASSPRGTDPVAPAVVGRPGGPGDGAGGDLRDDEP; from the coding sequence ATGACCTTTCGCCTGAACCCGCACCGCTCCGCCCTGGCCGCCCTGGCCCTGTTGGTCGCCGCACTGGGTACCGGCCTGACCCCCCTCCCCGCGGGCGCCCAGGCCAAGGACCCGGCGACCGCCGCGGGCGCCCCGCCGCCCGAGCCCGGCATGGCGCCCTGGGCGCGCACGATGCAGCGCGACCTGGCCCGCTTCGCCCGGCAGGAACGCACGGTCTTCGGCGCCTACGTGCTCGACCTGGACACCGGCCAGCGCATGTCCTTCCATGCCGACGAGCGCTGGTACCTGGCCTCGTCGGTGAAGGTGCCCGTCGCCATCGCGGTGCTGCGCGGGGTGGAGCGCGGCGATTTCACCCTCGACACCCCCGTCACGCTGCGGGCCGGCGACTACGTGGACGGCGCGGGCCCGACGAACGCCCAGCCCGTGGGCGCGGCGCTGACGGTGCGCTGGCTGCTCGAACAGATGATCGTCTACAGCGACAACACCGCCAGCGACATGCTGATCGGGCTGGCGGGCATCGCCGAGGTGAACGCCGTCACCCAGGCCCTGGTGCCCCAGGGCCTGGAGCGCATCACGACGCTGGCCGACGTGCGGCGCCAGGCCTACGGCCACCTGGCACCGCAGGCCGAGCACCTGTCCGGCCGCGACTTCCTGCTGCTCAAACAGCAGCGCACCGAGGCCGACGTGAAGGCCACGCTGGCGCGCCTGCTGCACCTGCCGCCCACGCGCCTGCAGCCGCTGTCCCTGACCGAGGCCTACGAGGCCTACTACGCCGAAGGCCTCAACTCGGGCCGGCTCGATGCCTACGCCGCCCTGCTGGTGCAGCTGGTGCAGGGACGGGCGCTGAACGCGCAGCACACGGCCTACCTGCTCGGCGTGATGGAGCGCGTGAAGACGGGGCCGCGCCGGATCAAGGCCGGCCTACCGCCGGCTGCGCGCTTCGCCCACAAGACCGGTACGCAGCGGGCCCGAACATGCGATTCGGGCCTTGTGACCGTGCCGGGAGCGACCCATGACCGGCGCATCATCGTGGTGGCCTGCACGCGCGGCGAACCTTCCACGGCCCGGTCCGACCGCGCGCTCCGGCATGTGGGCGCTGCCCTGTGCACATCGGGCCTGCTGTCTGACGGGAGTTCCCATGCATCGATCTGCCAAAGCGCCTCCTCCCCCCGGGGCACCGACCCGGTGGCGCCGGCCGTTGTGGGCCGCCCTGGCGGTCCTGGCGACGGCGCTGGCGGCGATCTTCGCGACGACGAGCCCTGA
- a CDS encoding TetR/AcrR family transcriptional regulator — translation MIESTRALLVATARRAFAAQGYAQTSMDDLTREAGLTRGALYHHFGGKPGLLAAVIGQIEAEVGARLDAVSRAAPTPWEGFCGRCRTYLELALEPEIRRVILQDARAVFGDVPQPAQSVGIAALEAALQQLIAEGSVAPLHAGAMARMLYGVVTEASFWIAESDGDPESRLADALQGLGRLLDGLRPRA, via the coding sequence ATGATCGAGTCCACCCGCGCACTGCTTGTCGCCACGGCGCGGCGTGCGTTCGCGGCGCAAGGCTATGCCCAGACCTCGATGGATGACCTCACCCGCGAGGCCGGGCTGACCCGCGGCGCGCTGTACCACCACTTCGGCGGGAAGCCCGGGCTGCTCGCCGCCGTCATCGGACAGATCGAGGCCGAGGTGGGCGCGCGGCTGGACGCCGTCTCCCGGGCGGCGCCCACGCCGTGGGAGGGCTTCTGCGGGCGCTGCCGCACCTACCTCGAACTGGCCCTGGAGCCGGAGATCCGCCGCGTGATCCTGCAGGACGCCCGCGCCGTCTTCGGGGACGTGCCCCAGCCGGCGCAATCGGTGGGCATCGCCGCGCTGGAGGCGGCCCTGCAGCAGCTGATCGCCGAAGGCTCCGTGGCGCCGCTGCATGCCGGCGCCATGGCGCGCATGTTGTACGGCGTGGTCACCGAGGCGTCGTTCTGGATCGCCGAGTCCGATGGTGATCCCGAGTCGCGGCTGGCCGATGCCCTGCAAGGCCTGGGGCGGCTGCTCGATGGTTTGCGGCCACGGGCCTGA
- a CDS encoding ribonucleoside triphosphate reductase, with protein sequence MPSSLVSLPRDVIKRSGQHAAFDAGKIRSALQRAGAATGEFDGDEAQLLTAQATKVLIHRFHGEAPTIEQIQDVVEQTLIAANHLATARAYIAYRERHATLRADRQTLVNVESSINEYLTRADWRVNANANQGYSLGGLILNVAGKVTANYWLSHVYTPEIGEAHRNGDIHIHDLDMLSGYCAGWSLRTLLHEGLNGVPGKVEAGPAKHMSSAVGQIVNFLGTLQNEWAGAQAFSSFDTYMAPFVRVDAMDYAAVRQCIQELVYNLNVPSRWGTQTPFTNLTFDWTCPEDLREQVPMIAGQEMPFAYGDLQAEMDLINRAYIDVMTTGDAKGRVFTFPIPTYNITKDFPWESENARLLFDMTAKYGLPYFQNFINSELEPNMVRSMCCRLQLDLRELLKRGNGLFGSAEQTGSLGVVTINCARLGHLHAGDEAGLFDALDRLMELGKQSLETKRKLIQRLMDQGLFPYTKRYLGTLRNHFSTLGVNGINEMVRNFTHDAHDITSEWGHAFAVRLLDHVRVRMTDFQEATGHLYNLEATPAEGTTYRFAKEDKKRWPAILQAGTAEQPYYTNSSQLPVGYTSDPFEALTRQEQLQSKYTGGTVLHLYMGERISSGEACGQLVKRALTNFRLPYITVTPTFSICPTHGYLAGEHPFCPTCDEERLQAKRQRLAA encoded by the coding sequence ATGCCATCCAGCCTCGTCTCCCTGCCCCGCGACGTCATCAAGCGCAGCGGCCAACACGCCGCTTTCGATGCCGGCAAGATCCGCTCCGCGCTGCAGCGCGCAGGCGCGGCGACGGGTGAGTTCGACGGCGACGAGGCGCAGCTGCTGACCGCGCAGGCCACCAAGGTGCTGATCCACCGTTTCCATGGCGAGGCCCCCACCATCGAGCAGATCCAGGATGTGGTGGAGCAGACGCTGATCGCCGCCAACCACCTGGCCACGGCCCGCGCCTACATCGCCTACCGCGAGCGCCACGCCACGCTGCGCGCGGACCGGCAGACGCTGGTGAATGTGGAAAGCTCCATCAACGAATACCTCACGCGGGCCGACTGGCGCGTGAACGCCAACGCCAACCAGGGCTATTCGCTGGGCGGGCTGATCCTGAACGTGGCGGGCAAGGTCACGGCCAACTACTGGCTGTCGCACGTCTACACGCCCGAGATCGGCGAGGCGCACCGCAATGGCGACATCCACATCCACGACCTCGACATGCTCAGCGGCTACTGCGCCGGCTGGTCGCTGCGCACGCTGCTGCACGAGGGCCTGAACGGCGTGCCCGGCAAGGTGGAGGCGGGCCCTGCCAAGCACATGTCTTCGGCCGTGGGGCAGATCGTGAACTTCCTGGGCACGCTGCAGAACGAGTGGGCCGGCGCGCAGGCGTTCTCTTCGTTCGACACCTACATGGCGCCCTTCGTGCGCGTGGATGCCATGGACTACGCCGCCGTGCGCCAGTGCATCCAGGAGCTGGTCTACAACCTGAACGTGCCCTCGCGCTGGGGCACGCAGACGCCGTTCACCAACCTCACGTTCGACTGGACCTGCCCCGAGGACCTGCGCGAGCAGGTGCCCATGATCGCCGGCCAGGAGATGCCCTTTGCCTACGGCGACCTGCAGGCCGAGATGGACCTCATCAACCGCGCCTACATCGACGTGATGACCACGGGCGACGCCAAGGGCCGCGTGTTCACCTTCCCCATCCCCACATACAACATCACGAAGGACTTCCCGTGGGAGAGCGAGAACGCGCGCCTGCTGTTCGACATGACGGCCAAGTATGGCCTGCCCTACTTCCAGAACTTCATCAATTCGGAGCTGGAGCCGAACATGGTGCGCTCGATGTGCTGCCGGCTGCAGCTGGATCTGCGCGAGCTGCTCAAGCGCGGCAACGGCCTGTTCGGCAGCGCCGAGCAGACGGGCAGCCTGGGCGTGGTCACCATCAACTGCGCGCGCCTGGGCCATCTGCATGCGGGCGATGAAGCCGGCCTGTTCGATGCGCTGGACCGGCTGATGGAGCTGGGCAAGCAGAGCCTGGAGACCAAGCGCAAGCTGATCCAGCGCCTGATGGACCAGGGCCTGTTCCCCTACACCAAGCGCTACCTGGGCACGCTGCGCAACCACTTCAGCACGCTGGGCGTGAACGGCATCAACGAGATGGTGCGCAACTTCACGCACGACGCGCATGACATCACCAGCGAGTGGGGCCACGCCTTCGCGGTGCGGCTGCTGGACCATGTGCGCGTGCGGATGACGGACTTCCAGGAAGCAACCGGCCACTTGTACAACCTGGAGGCCACGCCCGCCGAGGGCACGACCTACCGCTTCGCCAAGGAAGACAAGAAGCGCTGGCCCGCCATCCTGCAGGCCGGCACGGCCGAGCAGCCGTACTACACCAACTCGTCGCAGCTGCCCGTGGGCTACACCAGCGACCCGTTCGAGGCACTCACGCGCCAGGAGCAACTCCAGTCCAAGTACACCGGCGGCACGGTGCTGCACCTGTACATGGGTGAACGCATCTCCAGCGGCGAGGCCTGCGGCCAGCTGGTCAAGCGCGCGCTGACGAACTTCCGCCTGCCCTACATCACGGTGACGCCCACGTTCTCGATCTGCCCCACGCACGGCTACCTGGCGGGCGAACACCCGTTCTGCCCCACCTGCGACGAAGAACGCCTGCAGGCCAAGCGCCAACGCCTGGCGGCCTGA
- the nrdD gene encoding anaerobic ribonucleoside-triphosphate reductase, with protein sequence MSQYSVAEQGALAAASDVQLTDDERQPCEVWTRVMGYHRPVASFNTGKQGEHHERRFFAEPGRACPASHC encoded by the coding sequence ATGAGCCAGTATTCCGTTGCCGAACAAGGCGCCCTCGCCGCGGCCTCCGACGTGCAACTGACCGACGACGAGCGCCAGCCCTGCGAGGTCTGGACCCGCGTGATGGGCTACCACCGCCCCGTGGCCAGCTTCAACACCGGCAAGCAGGGAGAACACCACGAGCGCCGCTTCTTCGCCGAGCCTGGCCGTGCCTGCCCTGCCAGCCACTGCTGA
- a CDS encoding serine hydrolase, giving the protein MWAALAVLATALAAIFATTSPERAQAAPTPAWADALRERIDRIERDTPGELGVYVKRLDNGETFAHRADQPWYLASSAKLVVAITVLQDVEQGRPRADQSLTLQESDKVDGSGAVVWQANGTRHSVDDLLQRMLMESDNTAANMLIRTVGADRLNQNAQKLLGTGTGRLIDFTEVRRAVYSEFTPRARDLPNTALVRVAGAPMGPKRVQALARALDVDADTFHVRTMDEAYDRYYRQQFNTATLSGYGGMLERLVRGELVKPPQLQALYKDLKFDTYDAYRLEAGLPRTVRFVHKTGTQLHRACHMGVIDPQDGGRNAIVVATCAQGLDEQKEAGKAFEAVGRAITQTVLADRKNPG; this is encoded by the coding sequence TTGTGGGCCGCCCTGGCGGTCCTGGCGACGGCGCTGGCGGCGATCTTCGCGACGACGAGCCCTGAGCGCGCGCAGGCGGCCCCCACGCCCGCCTGGGCCGATGCGCTGCGCGAGCGGATCGACCGCATCGAGCGTGACACGCCCGGCGAGCTGGGCGTGTACGTGAAGCGGCTGGACAACGGCGAAACCTTCGCACACCGCGCCGACCAGCCGTGGTACCTGGCCTCCTCGGCCAAGCTGGTGGTGGCCATCACCGTGCTGCAGGACGTGGAGCAGGGCCGGCCGCGCGCTGACCAATCGCTCACCCTGCAGGAGAGCGACAAGGTCGATGGTTCGGGCGCCGTGGTGTGGCAGGCCAACGGCACGCGCCACAGCGTAGACGACCTGCTCCAGCGCATGCTGATGGAGAGCGACAACACGGCCGCCAACATGCTGATCCGCACCGTGGGCGCCGACCGGCTGAACCAGAACGCGCAGAAGCTGCTGGGTACCGGCACGGGCCGCCTCATCGACTTCACCGAGGTCCGCCGCGCCGTGTATTCCGAGTTCACGCCCCGCGCCCGCGACCTGCCCAACACCGCGCTGGTGCGCGTGGCCGGCGCGCCCATGGGCCCCAAGCGCGTGCAGGCCCTGGCCCGCGCGCTGGACGTCGATGCCGACACCTTTCACGTGCGCACCATGGATGAGGCGTACGACCGCTACTACCGCCAGCAGTTCAACACCGCCACGCTGTCCGGCTACGGCGGCATGCTGGAGCGGCTGGTGCGCGGCGAGCTGGTCAAGCCGCCCCAGCTGCAGGCGCTGTACAAGGACCTGAAGTTCGACACCTACGACGCCTACCGCCTGGAGGCCGGCCTGCCGCGCACCGTGCGCTTCGTCCACAAGACCGGCACCCAGCTGCACCGCGCCTGCCACATGGGCGTGATCGACCCGCAGGACGGCGGACGCAACGCCATCGTGGTGGCCACCTGCGCGCAGGGCCTGGACGAGCAGAAGGAAGCCGGCAAGGCCTTCGAGGCGGTGGGCCGCGCGATCACGCAGACGGTGTTGGCCGACCGCAAGAACCCGGGCTGA